From Pelagibacterium flavum:
TGGCGTTATGGCGGCGCTCGATGGCGGTGCGGTAGCTCGTTACATCGAAGAATTTAGGCAGCGTTCCCAACATTTTGTGGGCCAGCATAAAAAACGACGCCTCCGCGCCGTCGTAGGAATAGCCGCGCGCCTCACGTTCCTTGACCTGACGCAACAGCTTGTCGAGCCGCGGATCGTCCTTAGCCATTTTGATATCGAAACGCTTGAGCGTCGTCAGCAAATTGGACTTGCCGGCCTGCTGGGACACCATGATGAGCCGCTCGTTGCCGATGCTTTCCGGCGCCACGTGCTCGTAGGTCGCGGGGTCCTTGGCAATGGCTGACGCGTGGATGCCAGCCTTGGTCGCGAAGGCCGAGGCGCCAACATAGGGCGCCTGCCTGTTTGGGCCACGATTGAGAATTTCGTCAAAGGCGCGCGAAACATGGGTCAGTGTTTCGAGTTTTTCGGCGGTAACACCTGTTTCAAACTGCTCGGAAAACACAGGCTTGAGCACAAGCGTGGGGATCAGAGTCACCAGATTGGCATTGCCGCACCGCTCGCCCAGGCCATTAAGCGTCCCCTGGACCTGCCTCACGCCTGCGCGGACTGCTGCCAACGAGTTGGCCACGGCCTGTCCCGTATCGTCATGGGCGTGGATGCCGAGCCTGTCGCCCGGGGCTACGCTGAGGACATCGGCCACGATCTCTTCAATTTCCGAAGGCATCGTGCCCCCATTGGTGTCGCACAGGACGATCCAGCGCGCACCGGCGTCGAGAGCAGTCTTAACGCAGTCGATCGCATAGGCGCGGTTGGCTTTGTACCCATCGAAGAAGTGCTCGCAGTCAACAAAGGACTCCTTGCCCGCATCAATGGCGGCCCGCACGCTTTCGGCAAGGCTCCTGAGATTTTCCTTCGTAGAAATTCCCAGCGCCAGCTTGACCTGATGGTCCCAGGCCTTGGAAACGTAACAGACGGCATCGGCGCTGGAATTTATGAGATCGGCAATGCCAGGGTCGTTCTCGACTGACCGCCCTGCCCGTTTGGTCATGCCAAAAGCGACAAAATCGGCGCTTTTCGTACGCTTTTCAGCAAAGAACGCGGTGTCGGTGACGTTTGCCCCGGGGTAACCTCCTTCGACATAGTCGATACCCAAACCGTCGAGAAGCCGTGCGATGGCAATCTTGTCCTCAAGCGAGAATTCGATGCCCGTCGTCTGAGCCCCGTCACGAAGGGTCGTGTCAAATAGGTAAAGGCGTTCTTTGGTCATGTGAGGTTTGGTACTTTTTAAAAAATGTCAGGCGGGTGCGTGGCAGACCGCTTCGATATTGTGGCCGTCGGGATCGAAAACGAAGGCGCCGTAGTAATTGGGATGGTAGATTTCACGGACGTCGGGCGCTCCATTGTCACGCGCCCCTGCATCGAGCGCGGTCCGATAAAACGCATCCACATCGGCCCGCGATTTCGCCGCAAATGCGATGTGCAGCTTGCCGGTGCAACGACCGCCCGCCTGCACCCAGAAATCGGGCTTACCATCGCCATAGCCGGCGATCATGCCACCAGGGATTTCAAATTCCTGCAGGCGCTTATAGCCGAGCGTCGCCAAAACCGCATCGTAGAAATCCCGTGATGCCTGGTAGTCGGCAACTGTCAGTCCAAAATGGTCGATCATGCTCATGGTGCTCCTCCGGCGACCACCAGTCTCGGCGTCGCTCATTGCTGCCTCGGGGTCGCCTGCCACTCAGGTGTGTCGTGATCGGGGTGCTGGTGGTTGGTCGCCTTGATGGCGGAAGCCCAGGCTTCCCGGTCGGTCTCGGTTGCGCCGCCATCCTCGATGGACGTGATGGTTTGGAACCAGGTGACCGCCCCTTCCGTGCCGGTGTTGGCACCCGGCGGGAAGGCGTTCGGATTATCGAGCGAGCCGATCATGAGGTTGGTGCGGCCATTGTTGACGTCGTGATAGAACAGCGGCGTGCCGCAATTGGCGCAAAAGCCGCGCTCCACATTATCCGAA
This genomic window contains:
- a CDS encoding GFA family protein, encoding MNRIDMEVSGGCQCGAVRYHSTQILDNSHLCHCRMCQKASGSIFAGLVAAPDETLVWTRGKPAIWRSSDNVERGFCANCGTPLFYHDVNNGRTNLMIGSLDNPNAFPPGANTGTEGAVTWFQTITSIEDGGATETDREAWASAIKATNHQHPDHDTPEWQATPRQQ
- a CDS encoding VOC family protein, encoding MIDHFGLTVADYQASRDFYDAVLATLGYKRLQEFEIPGGMIAGYGDGKPDFWVQAGGRCTGKLHIAFAAKSRADVDAFYRTALDAGARDNGAPDVREIYHPNYYGAFVFDPDGHNIEAVCHAPA
- the cimA gene encoding citramalate synthase, yielding MTKERLYLFDTTLRDGAQTTGIEFSLEDKIAIARLLDGLGIDYVEGGYPGANVTDTAFFAEKRTKSADFVAFGMTKRAGRSVENDPGIADLINSSADAVCYVSKAWDHQVKLALGISTKENLRSLAESVRAAIDAGKESFVDCEHFFDGYKANRAYAIDCVKTALDAGARWIVLCDTNGGTMPSEIEEIVADVLSVAPGDRLGIHAHDDTGQAVANSLAAVRAGVRQVQGTLNGLGERCGNANLVTLIPTLVLKPVFSEQFETGVTAEKLETLTHVSRAFDEILNRGPNRQAPYVGASAFATKAGIHASAIAKDPATYEHVAPESIGNERLIMVSQQAGKSNLLTTLKRFDIKMAKDDPRLDKLLRQVKEREARGYSYDGAEASFFMLAHKMLGTLPKFFDVTSYRTAIERRHNAKGEMVTVCEAVVKIDVDGEILMSVAEGNGPINALDLAMRKDLGKYSSRIDDLELVDFKVRILDGGTGAVTRVLIESRDDTGERWFTVGVSPNIIDASFEALYESFTYKLMKTA